In Thunnus thynnus chromosome 4, fThuThy2.1, whole genome shotgun sequence, a genomic segment contains:
- the LOC137182244 gene encoding uncharacterized protein, whose translation MKTLCVAIVVLSLTSVCQPASLACEKLLNPEDKSPDLSGRWHVIASSADKCWFPLLVNALFWPSIAMDITAKDTPNIYDANIKFDSHGYCTNKSTPLRYENNTIVLDVDSDNLVTGKSFFLVQTGCPDCLVLKGDHDLKTLTLFSRRKNVTADELKEFEAQAECLGWMKPQMLKSDHDYETCKSFKDITDSDDQAVMSMMDDRVKTMQDDLVKCDPNLSLLPLLLFFLKIKHQLLG comes from the exons ATGAAGACTTTGTGTGTTGCTATTGTTGTGCTGAGTCTCACCTCAGTGTGCCAGCCTGCGTCACTGGCCTGCGAGAAGTTGCTGAATCCAGAGGACAAAAGTCCAGAT TTGTCTGGGAGATGGCACGTCATAGCCTCATCTGCTGACAAGTGTTGGTTTCCTTTATTGGTGAACGCTCTTTTTTGGCCAAGTATTGCAATGGACATTACTGCTAAGGACACACCAAACATCTACGATGCCAACATAAAATTTGACAG TCATGGATATTGCACCAACAAATCTACACCACTTCGCTATGAGAACAACACCATAGTGCTTGATGTTGACAGTGACA ATCTCGTAACTGGTAAATCATTTTTCCTGGTGCAAACTGGGTGTCCTGACTGTCTTGTTTTAAAGGGGGACCATGACCTTAAAACTCTCACACTCTTCA GTAGGAGAAAGAATGTCACTGCTGATGAACTGAAGGAGTTTGAGGCGCAGGCAGAGTGTCTTGGCTGGATGAAACCACAGATGTTAAAGTCAGATCATG ACTATGAAACCTGCAAGTCATTTAAAGACATCACTGATTCTGATGACCAGGCAGTAATGTCTATGATGGATGATAGGGTGAAAACTATGCAAGATGATCTTGTCAAGTGTGACCCAAACCTTTCTCTTCTCCCACTCTTGctattttttttgaaaattaaacatCAACTACTGGGTTAG
- the LOC137182245 gene encoding uncharacterized protein: MKTLCVAIVVLSLTSVCQPASLACEKLLKQEDKSPDLSGRWHFIALSANNCWLPLLVNALLWPSVAMDITAKDTPNFYDANIKMKIYGYSDNKSTPLFYENNTLFAVDSNNRLTGESLLLLQTGCPDCLVMKMDNDNENDVKAFTLFSRRENVTADELKEFETQAECLGWTKPQMLKSDHGYETSKSLVNIDDDIPAMLIAIKKRLRNIRGDLLKCDPEILSNPLITYLMN; the protein is encoded by the exons ATGAAGACTTTGTGTGTTGCTATTGTTGTGCTGAGTCTCACCTCAGTGTGCCAGCCTGCGTCACTGGCCtgtgagaagctgctgaaaCAAGAGGACAAAAGTCCAGAT CTGTCTGGGAGATGGCACTTCATAGCCTTATCTGCTAACAACTGTTGGCTTCCGCTGTTAGTGAACGCTCTTCTTTGGCCAAGTGTTGCAATGGACATTACTGCTAAGGACACACCAAACTTCTATGATGCCAACATTAAAATGAAGAT TTATGGATATAGCGACAATAAATCTACACCACTTTTCTATGAGAACAACACCTTGTTTGCTGTTGACAGCAACA ACCGCCTAACTGGTGAATCATTGTTGCTGCTGCAAACTGGGTGTCCTGACTGCCTTGTTATGAAGATGgacaatgacaatgaaaatgacGTTAAAGCTTTCACACTCTTCA GTCGGAGAGAGAATGTCACTGCTGATGAACTGAAGGAGTTTGAGACGCAGGCAGAGTGTCTTGGCTGGACGAAACCACAGATGTTAAAGTCAGATCATG GCTATGAAACCTCCAAGTCACTTGTAAACATTGATGATGATATCCCAGCAATGTTGATTGCGATTAAAAAGAGGCTGAGAAACATCCGAGGTGATCTCCTCAAGTGCGACCCAGAGATTTTATCTAATCCCTTAATCACATATTTAATGAATTAG